In Mytilus edulis chromosome 4, xbMytEdul2.2, whole genome shotgun sequence, the following proteins share a genomic window:
- the LOC139518777 gene encoding uncharacterized protein, translating to MSTETVIRKMEKVQGKPFIETGEDVINADGQGNLPFIIDDSVTTQSPEDVRPKRVRKLTSGGQELYEKDVGKYTAELIHYRKNLDILNKSYYSGELEISDVKLLPDRIRSELSKYQQISEKFIGFLNRYRTEESAREEATQKLIYKSIMSKAKTMLNEIEIKLKQSQSVKSIATGRQSKSSRSSSASSILIKQRAKMDAAKTNLRFVSQEAELERLQFELEEEELKTKAELLKKKVEAKLKMNILKSEKEVAIAEAEFNAVREEMEMEGSRSSGRSMASVVDPRQHVERYLQEQRELMKSGYTNTQQMHPPELNIHATPFEPKTEDIRQTNYEINNVSVANELSKFLLKKDLLMSRFMKFNDQAESYHVWKASFSNITEELSVNAREELDLLMKWLGPESSKHAESLRIANAKDPVKCLKRVWERLEERYGGPEMVETNVKSKLNKFPIITNKDHKKLYELSDILTEIESLKEDERYAQLLSYFDTSLGVNTVITKLPYGIQNKWIDRAMRYKQNHNVLYPPFPFFVSFIREMCKQFNDPGFAFKEDTKPQQTKSYPINNRYNNKVTARKTDVSQEKTFKTTGATDKLTECPIHHSKHSLNNCRGFRQKSMNDRKKILRENSICYKCCESATHISRDCKESVTCKDCGSNRHSSAMHIDRYDKTTREIEPVSSHGGEEPLIQTVETKCTAICGEGFSGKSCSKVVLVKVYKKDEPEKYINLYALMDDQSNRTLGRTELFDALNIDSAVQPYTLSSCAGSVQKQGRLASGLVVEPIDGRVRMDLPTVIECNDIPETREEIPVPEITKYYEHLKRITLPPIDPEAHILLLIGRDLADAHHVYEQKTGAQNTPFAQRLSLGWVIIGEVCLGQTHKPNSKVNVCKTNILNNGRPTSFEVCKNVFNIKETVNTRNHQDTVEDQIFHRTKNDNKIGMSVEDHIFIDIMDKEFVKSETGNWSAPLPFRKNRPRLPDNRSQALRRARMLDQSLQKSTSKRQHFVEFMGNMFRNGHAEEAPTLEQNEECWYLPLFGVYHPKKKDKIRVVFDSSAKQDGISLNNVLLSGPDFTNSLVGVLLRFRKERIAVMADIEQMFYCFKVNSSHRNYLRFFWYKNNIPGEQLIEYRMCVHVFGNTPSPAIATYGLRKCVEKEPTENDVKEYVNRNFYVDDGLVNFTNEEEAVSVLKRTQQSLLENGKLKLHKIASNSEKVMNAFSPDELAKELKTLDLNKDELPIQHSLGMSWDLQQDSFTYKLSNEEKPITRRGVLSSINSLFDPLGFISPVILQGRILMRDIIAETTDWDLPLSNDIQQKWIEWRDSLRPIEQFSIRRTFVESSFCSSLDKQLHIFSDASEQAIASVAFLRTSDAEFSINTGFVFGKCKVAPKHGHTIPRLELCAAVMAVEIGEIICEHLDMNSAEIKYYTDSKVVLGYINNQVRRFQVYVANRVGKIRKASKPEQWTYVNTDHNPADIGTRLIFADQLQTSSWLTGPEFLQESDTLSQRIATSFPLINPNTDKELKTEIQVIKSVLKCDNLGSQRFNRFSNWWKLVRTISRLQRLASSYSHNKLKDNLESNELEAHRKAEIFIIKEVQKEDFGREIECLRNKRPLPNNSSVLSLSPVLDENGILRVGGRLRNAKITSKEKTPILISGKHHIATLLVRHYHNDVQHQGRHLTEGTIRSAGWWITGCKRLVSSIIFKCVKCRRLRGSLSEQKMADLPDVRLSPCAPFSFVGVDVFGPWNIVTRRTRGGAANSKRWAVLFTCLASRAVHIEVIEEMSSSSFINALRRFYALRGKVQEFRSDRGSNFVGCTDALQIDALNVEDGEVRTLLNKNRTIWRFNTPHSSHMGGSWERMIGIARKILNNMLFDVRYKNLTHEVLTTFMAEVTAIMNARPIVPVSTDSDNPTILTPSLLLTQKTSDQEDSFENITSTACMYQSQWKYVQTLAEIFWKRWSREYLQTLQKRQKWKKEVTNLKQGDIILMREKDMVRSEWPIGTILRTFASENDNLIRKIEVRVIKQGKPVIYVRPITEIVKLLSE from the coding sequence ATGAGCACAGAAACAGTAATACGTAAAATGGAAAAGGTTCAAGGCAAACCTTTTATCGAAACTGGAGAAGATGTAATAAACGCTGACGGTCAAGGCAACCTACCATTTATTATTGATGATTCAGTTACAACACAATCACCAGAGGACGTAAGGCCAAAACGGGTGAGAAAGTTAACGTCTGGTGGACAGGAACTGTACGAAAAAGACGTAGGAAAATACACTGCGGAGCTAATCCACTATAGAAAGAACTTAgatattttaaacaaaagttaCTACTCAGGAGAACTAGAAATATCCGATGTTAAACTATTGCCAGACAGAATTAGATCGGAACTgtcaaaatatcaacaaatttcagaaaaattcaTCGGCTTTCTGAACAGATACAGAACTGAAGAGAGCGCCCGGGAAGAGGCAACACAAAAACTAATCTACAAAAGTATCATGTCAAAGGCTAAAACCATGTTAAATGAGATCGAAATTAAATTGAAGCAGTCACAATCCGTCAAATCTATCGCTACTGGTAGACAATCTAAATCCTCTAGATCCTCCTCCGCAAGTTCAATACTAATTAAACAAAGAGCAAAAATGGATGCCGCTAAGACAAATCTACGCTTTGTTAGTCAAGAGGCAGAACTTGAAAGATTACAATTCGAGCTTGAAGAGgaagaacttaaaacaaaagCAGAACTATTAAAGAAAAAAGTCGAAGCAaagttgaaaatgaatattttaaaatcagaAAAAGAAGTTGCAATTGCTGAAGCTGAGTTTAATGCCGTCCGTGAAGAGATGGAGATGGAGGGATCACGTTCTAGTGGAAGATCTATGGCATCAGTTGTCGATCCTCGTCAGCACGTCGAGAGATATCTTCAGGAACAAAGGGAACTAATGAAATCCGGATATACAAACACTCAACAAATGCACCCTCCAGAGCTCAACATTCACGCCACACCTTTTGAACCAAAGACCGAAGATATTAGACaaacaaattatgaaattaaCAACGTTTCCGTGGCAAACGAACTCTCAAAGTTCTTATTAAAGAAGGATTTGTTAATGTCTCGTTTTATGAAATTTAACGACCAAGCAGAGTCTTATCACGTTTGGAAAGCTTCGTTTTCCAATATAACTGAAGAACTTAGCGTCAACGCGCGAGAAGAACTTGATTTATTGATGAAATGGCTTGGGCCAGAATCCTCAAAACATGCAGAAAGTCTGAGGATAGCCAATGCAAAAGACCCAGTAAAATGTCTAAAGCGAGTATGGGAGAGACTTGAAGAGAGATATGGCGGACCAGAAATGGTTGAAACGAatgtaaaatcaaaattgaaCAAATTTCCAATAATTACCAACAAAGATCACAAGAAGTTATATGAACTTAGCGACATTTTAACAGAAATTGAATCCCTGAAGGAGGACGAAAGATACGCACAGTTATTGTCTTACTTTGATACTTCGTTAGGCGTTAACACCGTGATAACTAAATTACCGTATGGGATTCAGAACAAATGGATCGATAGAGCCATGCGATATAAGCAAAACCATAACGTACTGTATCCGCCATTTCCGTTTTTCGTCAGTTTCATCAGAGAAATGTGCAAACAATTCAATGACCCAGGCTTTGCCTTTAAAGAAGACACAAAACCTCAACAAACAAAATCGTATCCTATCAACAATAGATATAACAACAAAGTCACAGCTAGAAAGACAGATGTATCAcaagaaaaaacatttaaaactactGGTGCGACTGATAAACTTACAGAATGTCCTATTCACCATTCAAAACACTCTTTGAACAACTGTAGAGGATTCAGACAAAAAAGTATGAATGACCGAAAGAAAATTCTCCGTGAAAATAGCATCTGTTATAAATGTTGCGAGTCAGCAACGCACATATCTCGAGATTGCAAGGAGTCCGTCACATGCAAAGATTGCGGAAGTAACCGTCATTCTTCAGCTATGCATATAGATAGATATGATAAAACAACAAGAGAAATAGAACCCGTGTCCTCTCATGGCGGGGAGGAACCATTGATTCAAACAGTAGAAACGAAGTGTACGGCAATTTGCGGAGAAGGATTTTCTGGAAAATCATGCTCAAAGGTGGTACTTGTCAAAGTTTATAAGAAAGACGAACCTGAGAAATACATAAATCTTTATGCTTTGATGGACGATCAAAGTAATCGTACGCTAGGCCGTACAGAGCTATTCGATGCACTGAATATAGACTCAGCTGTTCAACCTTACACTTTATCGTCCTGTGCAGGAAGTGTCCAGAAACAAGGCCGTCTTGCTAGCGGGTTAGTAGTAGAACCTATAGACGGGCGAGTAAGAATGGATTTACCTACTGTAATTGAATGCAACGACATTCCAGAAACAAGAGAAGAAATTCCAGTGCCAGAAATCACAAAATATTACGAACACTTGAAGCGTATTACATTACCGCCTATAGATCCTGAGGCACATATTCTCTTATTGATCGGCAGAGACTTGGCCGATGCACACCACGTCTATGAGCAAAAAACAGGAGCTCAAAACACGCCATTTGCACAACGACTCAGTTTGGGATGGGTCATTATCGGTGAAGTATGCTTAGGCCAAACGCACAAACCTAATTCGAAAGTAAACGtgtgtaaaacaaatattctaaACAATGGGAGGCCGACATCCTTTGAAGTATGTAAAAACGTCTTTAACATTAAAGAAACTGTCAACACACGCAATCACCAAGATACCGTGGAAGATCAGATTTTCCACAGAACAAAGAACGATAATAAGATTGGCATGTCCGTAGAAGACCATATATTTATAGACATCATGGACAAAGAATTTGTCAAAAGTGAAACAGGCAATTGGAGTGCTCCTCTACCGTTCCGGAAGAATAGACCTCGATTACCTGACAACAGATCTCAAGCATTAAGAAGGGCTAGAATGCTCGATCAATCTCTTCAGAAAAGTACGAGTAAGCGTCAGCATTTCGTAGAATTCATGGGCAACATGTTTCGTAATGGTCATGCCGAAGAAGCTCCAACCTTAGAACAAAACGAGGAATGTTGGTATCTGCCTTTATTTGGAGTGTACCACCCTAAGAAAAAAGATAAGATAAGAGTTGTTTTCGATTCTTCGGCTAAACAGGATGGCATATCCTTAAATAATGTTCTACTCTCTGGACCGGATTTTACAAATAGTTTGGTTGGAGTATTGCTCAGATTCAGAAAAGAGAGAATCGCTGTAATGGCCGACATAGAGCaaatgttttactgttttaaGGTAAACAGTTCACACCGTAACTATTTACGATTCTTTTGGTACAAGAACAACATTCCTGGAGAGCAACTTATCGAATACAGAATGTGTGTTCACGTCTTTGGAAACACACCGTCTCCAGCAATTGCCACCTACGGTCTACGGAAGTGTGTTGAAAAAGAACCAACAGAGAACGATGTCAAAGAATACGTAAATAGGAACTTTTATGTGGATGACGGACTCGTTAATTTCACGAATGAGGAAGAAGCTGTCAGTGTCCTTAAGAGGACTCAACAATCTCTACTTGAAAACGGAAAATTGAAACTTCATAAAATTGCATCGAACAGTGAAAAAGTAATGAACGCCTTCAGTCCAGATGAGTTGGCTAAAGAGCTGAAAACCTTAGATCTAAACAAAGATGAGCTACCTATTCAACACAGTCTTGGAATGAGTTGGGACTTGCAACAGGACTCGTTTACTTACAAATTATCAAATGAAGAGAAACCTATAACACGTAGAGGTGTGTTATCATCAATAAATAGCTTGTTCGACCCATTAGGGTTTATCTCCCCTGTCATTCTACAAGGTAGAATTCTTATGAGAGACATCATTGCCGAAACAACTGACTGGGACTTACCACTATCTAATGATATTCAGCAAAAATGGATCGAATGGAGAGACTCTTTAAGGCCAATAGAACAATTTTCGATACGAAGAACATTTGTAGAATCGTCATTCTGTTCAAGCTTGGACAAACAGTTACATATTTTCTCGGACGCCTCAGAACAGGCAATAGCAAGTGTAGCTTTTTTGAGAACATCTGACGCAGAGTTTTCTATCAACACCGGTTTCGTATTTGGGAAATGCAAAGTGGCGCCCAAACATGGCCATACAATACCACGATTAGAACTATGTGCCGCAGTTATGGCTGTTGAAATAGGAGAAATAATCTGTGAACATCTAGATATGAACTCGGCTGAGATAAAGTACTATACAGATAGTAAGGTAGTGTTAGGTTACATTAACAACCAGGTTAGACGTTTTCAAGTCTATGTTGCAAACCGAGTTGGTAAAATTAGGAAAGCTTCAAAACCGGAACAATGGACATATGTGAATACTGATCATAATCCGGCCGATATTGGAACAAGACTTATATTCGCGGATCAGCTACAAACTAGTTCTTGGCTAACAGGACCCGAATTTTTACAGGAATCTGACACGCTTAGTCAAAGAATAGCTACTTCATTTCCTCTCATAAATCCTAACACTGACAAAGAATTGAAAACAGAAATACAAGTCATCAAATCTGTCTTAAAATGTGACAACCTTGGGTCACAAAGATTCAACCGATTCTCCAATTGGTGGAAATTAGTTCGTACCATTTCACGCTTACAGCGACTTGCTAGTAGTTACTCACACAACAAATTAAAGGacaatttggagtcaaacgagcTTGAAGCTCATCGAAAAGCTGAAATTTTTATCATCAAAGAAGTTCAAAAGGAGGACTTTGGTAGAGAAATCGAGTGTCTCAGAAATAAAAGACCTCTGCCTAATAACAGTTCCGTTTTATCTTTGAGTCCCGTCTTGGACGAAAATGGAATTTTGAGAGTAGGTGGAAGACTTCGTAATGCTAAAATcacatcaaaagaaaaaacacCGATCCTTATTTCTGGAAAACATCATATTGCTACTTTGCTTGTCCGTCACTACCATAACGATGTACAACATCAAGGGAGACATCTTACTGAAGGTACTATTCGATCTGCTGGGTGGTGGATTACAGGCTGCAAACGACTGGTCTCATCTATAATTTTTAAATGCGTAAAATGTCGACGACTTCGAGGTTCGTTGAGTGAACAGAAAATGGCCGATTTACCAGACGTAAGATTATCGCCATGCGCACCGTTCAGTTTTGTTGGTGTAGATGTATTTGGACCATGGAACATAGTAACAAGACGCACTAGAGGAGGCGCAGCAAATTCCAAAAGATGGGCAGTGCTATTTACATGCTTGGCATCTAGAGCTGTCCATATAGAGGTGATAGAAGAAATGAGCTCCTCTTCTTTCATCAACGCTCTACGCAGATTCTATGCACTTCGAGGCAAAGTGCAAGAGTTCCGTTCCGATAGAGGTTCAAACTTCGTTGGATGTACCGACGCCCTGCAAATCGATGCTTTAAACGTTGAAGATGGCGAAGTAAGAACACTTCTCAACAAGAATAGAACAATATGGAGGTTTAATACACCTCACTCTTCTCACATGGGTGGTTCATGGGAGCGAATGATTGGGATAGCTCgtaaaattctaaataacatgCTTTTTGACGTGAGATACAAGAATTTGACTCATGAAGTTTTAACAACATTTATGGCAGAGGTAACAGCCATTATGAACGCCCGACCGATTGTACCAGTCTCCACTGATTCTGACAATCCTACAATTCTGACACCTTCTCTTTTATTAACTCAGAAAACATCTGATCAGGAAGATAGCTTTGAAAATATTACATCAACTGCATGTATGTACCAATCACAATGGAAATATGTTCAGACATTAGCTGAGATATTTTGGAAACGTTGGAGTAGGGAATATCTGCAAACACTACAAAAGAGACAAAAGTGGAAAAAGGAAGTGACAAATTTGAAACAAGGAGACATTATTCTTATGCGAGAAAAAGACATGGTTAGGTCCGAATGGCCAATTGGAACAATATTAAGAACATTCGCCAGCGAGAATGACAATCTTATAAGGAAAATAGAAGTGAGAGTTATTAAACAAGGAAAACCAGTTATCTATGTCCGTCCGATAACAGAGATTGTGAAACTTTTGTCTGAGTGA